A single window of Alphaproteobacteria bacterium DNA harbors:
- a CDS encoding acyl-CoA dehydrogenase family protein: MTVSADSVVLPDLLAKAADALAAAETHTEQARQSVAALVSADGKVSAGLLEREQLAAHGLAWLTTYTAALRESLHWAERLEAAGGLGELEALLMQAGFGEYLNQMAGGLMLSQGEIVRPGDLGLDAGALLASAGAKALMAGGSSAAVRRRIGALLEDALATGAFGNPGLEDEALVMVQDQFRRFVNDQIIGPAHEWHRADELIPMPVVQQMAEMGVFGLTVPEAYGGFGMGKVAMCVVTEELSRGYIGVGSLGTRSEIASELIRLGGTEAQKQALLPKIASGEILPTAVFTEPGTGSDLGSLRTRAVKEGDAYRVYGNKTWITHAARTDLMTLLARTNPDQPGYRGLSMFVAPKPRGTDGNPFPADGMSGGEIKVLGYRGMKEYEIGFDGFAIAPENLLGGEEGQGFKQLMATFESARIQTAARSVGVAQRAMELALAYATERQQFGKSIYAFPRVSGKIAMMAVETMMARQLSYFAAREKDQDRRCDIEAGMAKLLAARVAWANADNAVQVHGGNGYAEEYEISRVLCDARILNIFEGAAEIQAHVIARGLLERRN, encoded by the coding sequence ATGACCGTGTCCGCCGATTCCGTCGTTCTGCCCGATTTGCTCGCCAAGGCCGCGGATGCGTTGGCGGCTGCCGAGACCCATACCGAGCAGGCGCGGCAGAGTGTGGCTGCCCTCGTTTCGGCCGACGGCAAGGTTTCGGCCGGCCTGCTGGAGCGCGAGCAACTGGCGGCCCACGGCCTCGCCTGGCTCACCACCTACACCGCCGCCCTGCGCGAGTCGCTGCACTGGGCCGAGCGGCTGGAGGCTGCGGGCGGCCTGGGCGAGTTGGAGGCGCTGCTGATGCAGGCGGGCTTCGGCGAGTATCTGAACCAGATGGCCGGCGGTCTGATGCTGAGCCAGGGCGAGATCGTCCGGCCCGGCGACCTGGGGCTCGACGCGGGCGCCCTGCTGGCGTCTGCCGGGGCGAAGGCGCTGATGGCCGGTGGCTCCAGCGCCGCGGTGCGCCGGCGCATCGGCGCGTTGCTGGAGGACGCGCTGGCGACCGGCGCGTTCGGCAACCCGGGCCTGGAGGACGAGGCGCTGGTGATGGTGCAGGACCAGTTCCGCCGCTTCGTCAACGACCAGATCATCGGCCCGGCGCACGAATGGCACCGGGCGGACGAGTTGATCCCGATGCCGGTCGTGCAGCAAATGGCGGAAATGGGCGTGTTCGGCCTGACGGTGCCGGAGGCCTATGGCGGCTTCGGCATGGGCAAGGTCGCCATGTGCGTGGTGACCGAGGAACTCTCCCGCGGCTATATCGGCGTCGGTTCGCTCGGCACCCGCTCGGAAATCGCCAGCGAACTCATCCGCCTGGGCGGCACCGAGGCGCAGAAGCAGGCGCTGTTGCCGAAAATCGCCTCCGGCGAGATCCTGCCCACCGCCGTGTTCACCGAGCCCGGCACCGGTTCCGACCTGGGCTCGCTGCGCACCCGCGCGGTGAAGGAGGGCGACGCCTACAGGGTCTATGGCAACAAGACCTGGATCACGCACGCCGCCCGCACCGACCTGATGACGCTCTTGGCCCGCACCAACCCGGACCAGCCGGGTTATCGCGGCCTCTCCATGTTCGTCGCGCCGAAGCCCCGCGGCACCGACGGCAATCCGTTCCCGGCCGACGGCATGTCCGGCGGCGAGATCAAGGTGCTGGGCTATCGCGGCATGAAGGAATACGAAATCGGCTTCGACGGTTTCGCAATCGCGCCGGAAAACCTGCTGGGCGGCGAGGAAGGCCAGGGCTTCAAGCAGTTGATGGCCACGTTCGAGAGCGCCCGCATCCAGACCGCCGCGCGCTCCGTCGGCGTGGCGCAGCGGGCGATGGAACTGGCGCTGGCCTATGCGACCGAGCGCCAGCAATTCGGCAAGTCGATCTACGCCTTCCCGCGGGTTTCCGGCAAAATCGCCATGATGGCGGTGGAAACCATGATGGCGCGGCAGCTCTCGTATTTCGCCGCGCGCGAGAAGGACCAGGACCGGCGTTGCGATATCGAGGCGGGCATGGCCAAGCTGCTGGCAGCGCGGGTGGCGTGGGCCAATGCGGACAACGCCGTGCAGGTCCATGGCGGCAATGGCTATGCCGAGGAATACGAGATCAGCCGCGTGCTGTGCGATGCCCGCATCCTCAACATTTTCGAGGGCGCGGCGGAGATCCAGGCCCATGTGATCGCCCGCGGCCTGCTGGAGCGGCGCAACTGA
- a CDS encoding CHAD domain-containing protein, whose amino-acid sequence MTETEIRFALTEPLAERLQRHYLADGAGVGEHNETVYYDTPDRLLWRHGAEFRLRENAKGIRQTVKYRTREAVLFARHEAEIDLAVSEPDIGHLRRSIPGDLAEAVEGRTFAPVFRSSVDRVKAMVQQGDARIELAYDRGRITAGPHGQAIHELELELKQGSDADLADAVLAFLDRVPAGLQTLGKAARGFQLATGDTPQPVFQEKQRISADTVLPEAVALILRSAFAQALANQAAVVATEAPEAVHQMRVGLRRLRSIVAAFRPVLDLSATGDLLERTKAFFSLLGDVREADVFLTETVDTFPQSHGGGERHAVLVREVERFRDQARKRMIAHAAGPEFARLALGWLRWIEGGDWLRNDQPLDRLLQTRPVGAFAAGRLESLTRKLVKRGHRALTGSVDDWHAARIAAKKLRYAGGPLLTVVDHEAGLKGTAQGSRRATKRLARLQDELGRFNDLCNVPLLLDRVAASVPPGSRPAFAVAAAYCGGWCDARVAHAIPRLETTWQAFEAAMKGPA is encoded by the coding sequence ATGACCGAGACCGAAATCCGCTTTGCGCTGACCGAGCCGCTCGCCGAGCGCTTGCAGCGCCACTATCTGGCGGACGGGGCCGGCGTCGGCGAGCACAACGAGACCGTCTACTACGACACGCCGGACCGGCTGCTTTGGCGCCATGGGGCAGAATTCCGCCTGCGCGAGAACGCCAAGGGCATCAGGCAGACCGTCAAATACCGCACGCGCGAGGCCGTCCTGTTCGCCCGGCACGAAGCGGAGATCGATCTGGCCGTTTCCGAGCCGGATATCGGGCACCTGCGCCGGTCCATCCCCGGCGATCTGGCCGAGGCGGTCGAGGGCCGGACGTTCGCGCCGGTGTTTCGCTCGTCCGTGGACCGGGTCAAGGCCATGGTACAACAGGGCGATGCCCGGATCGAACTCGCCTACGACCGCGGCCGGATCACCGCCGGCCCGCACGGCCAGGCCATCCACGAGCTGGAACTGGAACTGAAGCAGGGCAGCGACGCCGATCTGGCCGATGCCGTCCTGGCCTTTCTCGACCGGGTTCCGGCCGGCTTGCAGACGCTGGGCAAGGCGGCGCGCGGGTTTCAACTCGCAACCGGCGACACGCCGCAGCCGGTGTTCCAGGAAAAGCAGCGCATTTCCGCGGATACGGTGCTGCCGGAGGCGGTCGCGCTGATATTGCGGTCCGCCTTTGCCCAGGCGCTGGCCAACCAGGCCGCGGTGGTGGCGACCGAGGCGCCGGAAGCGGTGCACCAGATGCGGGTGGGGCTGCGCCGCCTCCGCTCCATCGTCGCGGCGTTCCGGCCGGTGCTGGACCTTTCGGCGACCGGCGATCTGCTGGAGCGCACCAAGGCGTTCTTCTCACTTCTGGGCGATGTGCGCGAGGCCGATGTTTTCCTGACCGAAACCGTCGACACTTTTCCGCAAAGCCATGGCGGCGGGGAGCGGCACGCCGTGCTGGTGCGGGAGGTGGAGCGCTTCCGCGACCAGGCGCGCAAGCGGATGATCGCCCATGCCGCCGGTCCCGAATTCGCGCGCCTCGCCCTCGGCTGGCTCCGCTGGATCGAGGGCGGCGACTGGCTGCGCAATGATCAGCCGCTGGACCGCCTGTTGCAGACCCGACCGGTCGGCGCGTTCGCCGCCGGCCGCCTGGAAAGCCTGACCCGCAAGCTGGTGAAACGCGGCCACCGCGCCCTGACCGGCAGTGTCGACGACTGGCACGCGGCCCGGATCGCCGCCAAGAAATTGCGCTATGCCGGCGGCCCGCTGCTGACCGTTGTCGACCACGAGGCCGGGCTGAAGGGCACGGCGCAAGGCTCGCGGCGGGCGACCAAGCGCCTGGCCCGGTTGCAGGACGAGTTGGGCCGGTTCAACGACCTGTGTAACGTGCCCCTGCTGCTGGATCGGGTGGCCGCATCGGTTCCGCCCGGCTCGCGTCCGGCCTTTGCCGTCGCGGCGGCCTATTGCGGCGGCTGGTGCGATGCCCGGGTTGCCCACGCCATTCCGCGGCTTGAAACCACCTGGCAGGCGTTCGAAGCCGCGATGAAGGGGCCGGCATGA
- a CDS encoding ParA family protein, which yields MTTRVCVINGKGGCGKTTVATHLAAGLAVSGLNTLLVDLDRHRGASRWHKIRPKSAASVALTDWRKGFGSVPKGVQRVVIDCPASLRQPQVRDIVAESDLLVVPLLPSIFDQHATKLFLQRLHKIKKVRSGRKEVLIVHNRCRERSTASRQLDAYLADLGHAPFARIADRTLYPQLAARGLTVFDGTSQATRALQEEWMPLIEEIEAVSRPA from the coding sequence ATGACCACGCGCGTCTGTGTCATCAACGGCAAGGGCGGTTGCGGCAAGACCACGGTTGCGACGCATCTGGCGGCCGGCCTGGCCGTCTCCGGCCTGAATACGCTGCTGGTCGACCTGGACCGGCACCGCGGCGCCAGCCGCTGGCACAAGATCCGGCCGAAATCCGCTGCGAGCGTCGCCCTGACGGACTGGAGGAAGGGGTTCGGCAGCGTGCCGAAAGGCGTGCAGCGCGTGGTCATCGACTGCCCCGCCTCGCTGCGCCAGCCCCAGGTTCGGGACATCGTTGCCGAGAGCGACCTGCTGGTGGTGCCGCTGCTGCCCTCCATCTTCGACCAGCACGCGACCAAGCTGTTCCTGCAACGGCTGCACAAGATCAAGAAAGTCCGGTCGGGCCGCAAGGAAGTGCTGATCGTCCACAACCGCTGCCGCGAGCGCTCCACCGCCTCGCGCCAGCTGGACGCCTATCTGGCCGATCTCGGCCACGCGCCCTTCGCCCGCATCGCCGACCGCACCCTCTACCCGCAACTGGCGGCGCGCGGGCTGACCGTGTTCGACGGCACCTCGCAAGCGACCCGCGCGTTGCAAGAGGAATGGATGCCGCTGATTGAGGAAATCGAGGCCGTCAGCCGGCCGGCTTGA
- a CDS encoding aldolase, whose product MRNDLQQDREDLAAALRYSARLGLNEGICNHFSLAVSESGDEFLVNPQGMHWSEIRASDIVLCHRDGRVLDGAGTVEATAYYIHAPIHAKRPAARAVLHTHMPYATALTIVEDGRLEMVEQGALRFYDRIAYDDGYGGLALDHQEGERIADAMADKPIAFLGHHGVVVTAPTVAKAFDDLYYLERAAQVQTLAKAHGKPFRAIPQQMVEHTARQINQESDLTQVQGHFDAIKRLLDRDEIRLARLTPFPGRRGAARRDRSLSRTPERAEFEG is encoded by the coding sequence ATGCGCAACGATCTGCAACAGGACCGCGAAGACCTCGCCGCCGCCCTCCGCTATTCGGCGCGGCTGGGCCTGAACGAGGGCATCTGCAACCATTTCTCGCTCGCCGTCTCCGAGAGCGGCGACGAGTTCCTGGTCAACCCCCAGGGCATGCACTGGTCGGAAATCCGGGCGAGCGACATCGTGCTCTGCCACCGTGACGGCCGCGTGCTGGACGGCGCCGGCACGGTGGAGGCCACCGCCTACTACATCCACGCGCCGATCCATGCCAAGCGCCCGGCGGCGCGGGCGGTGCTGCACACGCATATGCCCTATGCCACGGCGCTGACCATTGTCGAGGACGGCCGGCTGGAAATGGTGGAGCAAGGGGCGCTGCGCTTCTACGACCGCATCGCCTATGACGACGGCTATGGCGGCCTGGCGCTCGACCACCAGGAAGGCGAGCGCATTGCCGATGCCATGGCCGACAAGCCCATCGCCTTTCTGGGTCATCACGGCGTCGTGGTGACGGCACCGACCGTCGCCAAGGCGTTCGACGACCTCTATTACCTGGAGCGTGCGGCGCAGGTGCAGACGCTGGCCAAGGCGCACGGCAAGCCGTTCCGCGCCATCCCGCAGCAAATGGTCGAGCACACCGCCCGCCAGATCAACCAGGAAAGCGACCTGACCCAGGTGCAGGGGCATTTCGATGCCATCAAGCGCCTGCTCGACCGCGACGAGATCCGGCTGGCGCGACTGACCCCATTTCCCGGCCGTCGCGGAGCGGCGCGCCGGGATCGCTCGCTCTCGCGAACACCGGAACGGGCGGAGTTCGAAGGATGA
- a CDS encoding SDR family oxidoreductase → MTDRLAGKTALVTAAAQGIGRACAIAFAAEGAQVLATDINADKLAELDGTPGLTTRRLDVLDPAQIQALAAEISAPAMLLNCAGFVHHGSILDATEDEWAFGFDLNVRSQFRMIKAFLPGMIAAGGGSIINMASVSGSISGVPVRCVYGATKAAVIGLTKSVARDFIAQGIRCNAIAPGTVQSPSLDDRINAFADPVQARKDFIARQPLGRVGTAEEIAALAVYLASDESAYTTGSVMVSDGGLTL, encoded by the coding sequence ATGACCGACCGCCTCGCCGGCAAGACCGCCCTCGTCACCGCCGCCGCCCAGGGCATCGGCCGCGCCTGCGCCATCGCCTTTGCCGCCGAAGGTGCCCAGGTGCTGGCGACCGACATCAATGCCGACAAGCTGGCGGAACTGGACGGCACGCCCGGCCTCACCACCCGCCGCCTGGACGTGCTCGACCCCGCTCAGATCCAGGCGCTGGCCGCAGAGATTTCGGCGCCGGCGATGCTGCTGAACTGCGCCGGCTTCGTGCACCATGGCAGCATTCTGGACGCGACCGAGGACGAATGGGCGTTCGGCTTCGACCTGAACGTCCGCTCGCAGTTCCGCATGATCAAGGCGTTCCTGCCCGGCATGATCGCGGCGGGCGGCGGCTCCATCATCAACATGGCGAGCGTCTCCGGCTCGATTTCCGGCGTGCCGGTGCGCTGTGTCTATGGCGCGACCAAGGCGGCGGTGATCGGCCTGACCAAGTCGGTGGCACGCGACTTCATCGCCCAGGGCATTCGATGCAACGCGATTGCACCCGGAACCGTGCAATCGCCCAGCCTCGACGACCGTATCAACGCCTTCGCCGACCCGGTGCAGGCGCGCAAGGACTTCATTGCCCGCCAGCCGCTCGGGCGTGTCGGCACGGCGGAGGAGATCGCGGCCCTGGCCGTCTACCTCGCCAGTGATGAAAGCGCCTACACCACCGGCTCCGTCATGGTGTCGGACGGCGGGCTCACGCTTTAA
- a CDS encoding PEP-CTERM sorting domain-containing protein — translation MMKGFVATAVVALTTASANAAPVDLTGWVAEGPGTWNLQAGNNAVLQTQNGSPTVFHNNSASSQGSQLSGTIRVQTTGDDDFIGFVLGYHAGDLGNGSADYLLVDWKQNTQGGFSCSAPAGLAISHVTGPLGNDSGGWCHAPANNVTELARATNLGSTGWADNTTYTFDLVFTPTLVQVKVNDALELSVAGSFPDGGFGFYNYSQAQVLYAGIEETAVPAPAGLLLMGPVLGLAGLTLRRRRTA, via the coding sequence ATGATGAAAGGCTTCGTGGCAACCGCCGTTGTGGCACTGACGACAGCGTCGGCCAATGCGGCCCCGGTGGACCTGACCGGTTGGGTCGCCGAAGGCCCTGGCACCTGGAACCTACAGGCCGGCAACAATGCCGTGCTTCAGACCCAGAATGGCTCACCGACCGTGTTCCACAACAACTCGGCCTCCAGCCAGGGCAGCCAGTTGTCCGGCACGATCCGCGTCCAGACCACCGGCGACGACGACTTTATCGGCTTCGTCTTGGGCTATCACGCCGGCGACCTGGGCAATGGCAGCGCCGATTATCTGCTGGTGGACTGGAAACAGAACACACAAGGCGGCTTCAGCTGCTCCGCGCCGGCCGGACTGGCGATTTCCCACGTCACGGGCCCGTTGGGCAACGATAGTGGTGGCTGGTGCCACGCGCCGGCCAACAATGTGACCGAACTGGCGCGGGCGACCAATCTCGGCAGCACCGGCTGGGCCGACAACACCACCTACACGTTCGACCTGGTGTTCACCCCGACGCTGGTGCAAGTGAAGGTCAACGACGCGCTAGAACTCAGCGTGGCCGGCAGCTTCCCGGACGGGGGTTTCGGCTTCTACAACTATTCGCAGGCGCAAGTGCTCTATGCCGGCATCGAGGAAACGGCGGTCCCCGCTCCGGCGGGCCTGCTGCTGATGGGGCCGGTTCTGGGCCTCGCGGGGCTGACGCTCCGGCGGCGCCGCACCGCCTGA
- a CDS encoding hydantoinase B/oxoprolinase family protein — translation MASATVDPVQLEIIRNALVAAAEEMSVTIWRTSRSTVVREMLDYSTQVFDGKGRAVAQAARIPVHLNSMSVCLDRIVRDFLPLEDWNDGDVILTNDPYCGGQHLPDFVAFKPVFADGVRVGIAATIVHHIDVGGGAAGSYFPQAREVYHEGLRIPPCKVVEAGKLNTAVVAIIRQNSREPDQIGGDFASQLAAMEIGAQGLRKLARRYGADGLQAAMDALQDQSDRTMRAMLRDLPDGTYRFTDYVDDDGISNEPLRLECAVTIAGDTAEVDFSGSSPQAVGPVNCTLNMTASGIYCAFAMLADGKVMANSGAYRAIAIRAEEGTVVSARAPAPVANRMATGHRVVTTVLGALAQAAPDRVPAAYYGVSYVQTLSTPDPATGAPRVYFEIEIGGWGGHPEQDGADAFSAGFHNSSATPVELNEAYFPLTFTEYSLIPDSGGAGKHRGGTGLRRAYRLDAPTSGWLSGNFERFTVPPYGLAGGEPGRPGRFYLVRDGKEQALPSKIANQEVRPGDVVVLETAGGGGFGNPVERDDGARARDVAGGYVSG, via the coding sequence ATGGCGTCCGCCACCGTCGACCCCGTCCAACTCGAAATCATCCGCAACGCGCTCGTGGCGGCGGCGGAGGAGATGAGCGTCACCATCTGGCGCACGTCGCGCTCGACGGTGGTGCGCGAGATGCTGGACTATTCCACCCAGGTGTTCGACGGCAAGGGCCGGGCGGTGGCGCAGGCGGCGCGCATTCCCGTGCACCTGAACAGCATGAGCGTCTGCCTCGACCGCATCGTCCGCGATTTCCTCCCGCTGGAGGACTGGAATGACGGCGACGTCATCCTGACCAACGACCCCTATTGCGGCGGCCAGCACCTGCCGGACTTCGTCGCTTTCAAGCCGGTGTTTGCCGATGGCGTCAGGGTCGGTATCGCCGCCACCATCGTCCACCATATCGATGTGGGCGGCGGTGCGGCGGGCTCGTACTTCCCCCAGGCGCGTGAGGTCTATCACGAAGGGCTGCGCATCCCGCCCTGCAAGGTGGTGGAAGCCGGCAAGCTGAACACGGCCGTCGTCGCGATCATCCGCCAGAACTCCCGCGAGCCGGACCAGATCGGCGGCGACTTCGCCAGCCAACTCGCCGCCATGGAGATCGGCGCCCAGGGGCTGCGCAAGCTCGCCCGGCGCTATGGTGCCGACGGATTGCAGGCGGCGATGGATGCGTTGCAGGACCAGTCGGACCGAACCATGCGCGCCATGCTGCGCGACCTGCCGGACGGCACCTATCGCTTCACCGACTATGTCGACGACGACGGCATTTCGAACGAACCCTTGCGCCTGGAATGTGCGGTCACGATTGCCGGCGACACGGCGGAGGTGGATTTCTCCGGCTCCAGCCCGCAGGCGGTGGGGCCGGTGAACTGCACGTTGAACATGACGGCCTCCGGCATCTATTGCGCCTTTGCCATGCTGGCGGACGGCAAGGTCATGGCGAATTCCGGCGCCTATCGCGCCATTGCCATCCGGGCAGAGGAGGGGACCGTGGTCTCGGCCCGCGCGCCGGCGCCGGTGGCGAACCGCATGGCGACCGGCCACCGCGTCGTGACCACCGTTCTCGGCGCGCTCGCCCAGGCCGCGCCGGATCGGGTGCCGGCGGCCTATTACGGCGTCAGCTATGTGCAGACGCTCTCCACGCCCGACCCGGCGACCGGCGCGCCCAGGGTGTATTTCGAGATCGAGATCGGCGGTTGGGGCGGCCATCCGGAGCAGGACGGCGCCGATGCCTTCAGCGCCGGCTTCCACAACTCGTCGGCGACGCCGGTCGAACTGAACGAGGCCTATTTCCCTCTGACCTTCACCGAATACAGCCTGATCCCGGACTCGGGCGGCGCCGGCAAGCATCGCGGCGGCACCGGCCTGCGCCGCGCCTACCGCCTGGATGCGCCGACCAGCGGCTGGCTCTCGGGCAATTTCGAGCGTTTCACGGTGCCGCCCTATGGCCTCGCCGGCGGCGAACCGGGCCGGCCGGGGCGGTTCTACCTCGTCCGCGACGGCAAGGAGCAGGCACTGCCCTCGAAGATCGCGAACCAGGAGGTCCGCCCCGGCGACGTGGTCGTGCTGGAGACCGCCGGCGGCGGCGGCTTCGGCAACCCGGTCGAGCGGGACGACGGGGCCCGCGCGCGCGATGTGGCCGGCGGCTATGTGAGCGGGTGA
- a CDS encoding PAS domain-containing protein, giving the protein MQPDRDAAPRRFDEAAALQPLEERLTFISALWHAKQGDKILPSRSDLDPAEFHRLWPVTFLLERDPTEDDWHVRFAGAAYGSVYGREITGARVRDLIPKSLAPQVLGDLRACADARQPIVSQSETNWPDRGNVYRYQRVLLPFGRENGEVTHLLGVAAFYNSAGATVF; this is encoded by the coding sequence GTGCAGCCCGATCGTGACGCGGCTCCGCGCCGTTTCGACGAAGCCGCGGCCCTCCAGCCGCTGGAAGAGCGCCTGACTTTCATTTCCGCGCTTTGGCACGCCAAGCAAGGCGACAAGATCCTGCCCAGCCGCAGCGATCTCGACCCGGCCGAATTTCATCGGCTTTGGCCGGTGACGTTTCTGCTGGAACGGGACCCGACCGAGGACGACTGGCACGTGCGGTTTGCCGGCGCCGCCTATGGCTCCGTCTACGGGCGGGAGATCACCGGCGCCCGCGTGCGGGATCTGATACCGAAGAGCCTGGCGCCGCAAGTGCTGGGCGACCTGCGCGCATGTGCCGATGCGCGCCAGCCCATCGTGAGCCAAAGCGAGACCAACTGGCCCGACCGCGGCAATGTCTATCGCTACCAGCGCGTTTTGCTGCCGTTCGGCCGGGAGAATGGCGAGGTGACCCATCTCCTGGGCGTTGCGGCATTCTACAATTCCGCCGGCGCCACGGTGTTTTAG
- a CDS encoding alpha/beta hydrolase, with product MNDSPTMRILREPRMDHGIPPMPEAAAKIGAVEADAEILRTPSGEGHQIWRVWGLGSGKPNLVFFHGGYGSWIHWIRNVPYFKQHFTVYCADSPGLGDSDPPPDTRNADSIGEVIANGLKQLFPSPDDRFDLVGFSFGSILGGHTAQFMDRRLRRFVLVGAGGMGLSRAEGMPMSRFRRDMTHAEFTELARNNLGILMLRDRAEIDDVALLMQMLNTTRAVTRSRIFAREASLAKVLPKCPAPIAGIWGEFDSTGYPFLHERKELLQAIQPDCPFAIVPDAGHWVMYERPDAFNQTLHELLRS from the coding sequence ATGAACGACAGTCCCACCATGCGCATCCTGCGCGAGCCGCGCATGGACCATGGCATCCCGCCCATGCCGGAAGCCGCAGCCAAAATCGGCGCGGTGGAGGCCGATGCCGAAATCCTGCGCACGCCCTCCGGCGAGGGGCACCAGATCTGGCGGGTCTGGGGGCTCGGCTCCGGCAAGCCGAACCTCGTCTTCTTCCATGGCGGCTATGGCTCGTGGATCCACTGGATCCGCAACGTGCCGTATTTCAAGCAGCATTTCACCGTCTATTGCGCCGATTCCCCCGGCCTCGGCGACAGCGACCCGCCGCCGGACACCCGCAACGCCGACAGCATCGGCGAGGTGATCGCGAACGGCCTGAAACAGCTCTTTCCCTCCCCGGACGACCGTTTCGACCTGGTCGGCTTTTCCTTCGGCTCGATCCTGGGCGGGCACACGGCCCAGTTCATGGACCGGCGCCTGCGCCGCTTCGTGCTGGTCGGCGCCGGCGGCATGGGCCTGAGCCGCGCCGAGGGCATGCCCATGTCCCGCTTCCGCCGCGACATGACCCACGCGGAATTCACGGAGCTGGCACGCAACAATCTCGGCATCCTGATGCTGCGCGACCGGGCGGAGATCGACGACGTCGCCCTGTTGATGCAGATGCTGAACACCACCCGCGCCGTCACCCGCAGCCGCATTTTCGCGCGCGAGGCCAGCCTGGCCAAGGTGCTGCCGAAATGCCCCGCCCCCATTGCCGGCATCTGGGGCGAGTTCGATTCGACCGGCTACCCGTTCCTGCACGAGCGCAAGGAGTTGTTGCAAGCCATCCAGCCCGATTGTCCGTTCGCAATCGTGCCCGATGCCGGCCACTGGGTCATGTACGAGCGACCGGACGCGTTCAATCAAACGCTGCATGAATTGCTACGGTCCTAA
- a CDS encoding creatininase family protein, which yields MPRLQLSTWQEVETYLQTRRDIIIPIGSTEQHGPNGLIGTDAICPETIANGVADKTGVLVGPTLSIGMAQHHMAFPGTITYRPQVLIETLKDVVTSLTKHGFDRLYFLNGHGGNIATISAAFSEIYAEASLKGAERGFRLKLQNWFMGKRFRELSKELYGDSEGSHATPSEVSLSYYAFPDHVKQAQMAPKIAPKGPIRDAEDYRRRFPDGRIGSDPSLSTVAHGERIFWASVEDVAEDLKAFADDA from the coding sequence ATGCCTCGCCTGCAACTCAGCACCTGGCAGGAGGTCGAAACCTACCTGCAAACCCGCCGTGACATCATCATCCCCATCGGCTCGACCGAGCAGCACGGCCCCAACGGCCTGATCGGCACCGACGCCATCTGCCCGGAAACCATCGCCAACGGCGTGGCCGACAAGACCGGCGTGCTGGTCGGCCCGACGCTGTCCATCGGCATGGCGCAGCACCACATGGCCTTCCCTGGCACCATCACCTATCGCCCGCAGGTGCTGATCGAGACGCTGAAGGACGTGGTGACCTCGCTGACCAAGCACGGCTTCGACCGGCTGTATTTCCTGAACGGCCATGGCGGCAATATTGCCACCATCAGCGCCGCGTTCAGCGAAATCTATGCCGAGGCCAGCCTGAAAGGCGCCGAACGCGGCTTCCGCCTGAAGCTGCAAAACTGGTTCATGGGCAAGCGCTTCCGCGAACTCTCCAAGGAACTCTATGGCGACAGCGAGGGCAGCCATGCCACGCCGTCGGAGGTCTCGCTCAGCTATTACGCCTTTCCCGATCACGTGAAGCAGGCGCAGATGGCGCCGAAGATCGCGCCGAAAGGCCCGATCCGCGACGCGGAGGACTATCGCCGCCGCTTCCCGGACGGACGCATCGGCTCCGACCCGTCGCTGTCGACGGTGGCACACGGGGAACGAATTTTTTGGGCCTCGGTCGAAGACGTGGCCGAAGACCTGAAAGCGTTTGCGGACGACGCATGA
- a CDS encoding Fe2+-dependent dioxygenase — protein sequence MVCVIDDLLDRHTVAALYEAAAALPFEDGRRTAGRYARAVKANEQAEPTPNRQAILDKVREALDEHPLVRSLARPRAYPRLLVSRYTPGMAYGLHVDDAIMDGRRTDLSFTLCLSPSDAYEGGELVIDEALEERAIRLEAGQMVLYPSDTLHRVAPVTAGARLAVVGWITSWVPDAARRAILFDLDQAASALFAAAGPSPEFARLQRARSNLLRMWAEG from the coding sequence ATGGTCTGCGTCATCGACGATCTGCTGGACCGGCACACGGTCGCGGCCCTCTACGAGGCCGCCGCCGCCCTGCCCTTCGAGGACGGGCGGCGCACCGCCGGGCGCTATGCCCGCGCGGTCAAGGCCAACGAGCAGGCCGAGCCGACACCGAACCGCCAGGCCATTCTCGACAAGGTGCGGGAGGCGCTGGACGAGCACCCGCTCGTCCGGTCGCTGGCCCGGCCGCGGGCCTATCCCCGGCTGCTGGTCTCGCGCTACACCCCCGGCATGGCCTATGGCCTGCATGTCGATGACGCGATCATGGACGGTCGCCGCACCGACCTCTCGTTCACCCTCTGCCTTTCGCCGTCCGATGCCTACGAGGGCGGCGAACTGGTGATCGACGAGGCGCTGGAGGAGCGTGCCATCCGCCTGGAGGCCGGGCAGATGGTGCTCTACCCTTCGGATACGCTCCACCGTGTCGCGCCGGTCACCGCCGGCGCCCGCCTCGCCGTGGTGGGCTGGATCACCAGCTGGGTGCCGGATGCCGCCCGGCGCGCCATCCTGTTCGACCTGGACCAGGCCGCGAGCGCGCTCTTCGCCGCCGCCGGCCCCTCGCCGGAGTTCGCGCGCCTGCAACGCGCCCGCAGCAACCTGTTGCGCATGTGGGCGGAGGGCTGA